In the genome of Desulfovibrio desulfuricans, one region contains:
- a CDS encoding thioesterase II family protein, whose protein sequence is MQHADTTLFCIPHAGGNAAYFAQFGALFPAAIEVRPLDLPGKGRRFREPLPTSMEAMGRDLFAQMRPTALNRPYAIFGHSMGGLLAFVCARLAGETSIPLPKAIFISSVHAPDKINTGIPGPVSQLPPGKLWDHVLRMGGTPPDVAHSNEFRSYIEPLLAADFAAVESWQPAPCPPLPMPIHIVLGSEDIITEADALHWQKLSAAPGTVRTFSGGHFYLQNHWQELAEHLTRTLAA, encoded by the coding sequence ATGCAACACGCTGACACAACTCTGTTTTGCATTCCGCATGCGGGGGGCAATGCCGCCTATTTTGCGCAGTTTGGCGCGCTGTTTCCTGCTGCAATCGAGGTCAGGCCGCTGGATCTGCCGGGCAAGGGCCGCCGTTTTCGCGAGCCGCTGCCCACCAGCATGGAGGCCATGGGGCGCGACCTTTTTGCCCAGATGCGTCCTACAGCCCTCAACAGGCCCTACGCCATCTTTGGGCACAGCATGGGCGGGCTGCTGGCCTTTGTGTGCGCACGGCTGGCAGGCGAAACCAGCATCCCGCTGCCAAAAGCTATTTTTATTTCTTCGGTGCACGCGCCGGACAAAATCAATACGGGCATTCCCGGGCCGGTGTCGCAGCTGCCGCCGGGCAAGCTGTGGGACCATGTGCTGCGCATGGGCGGCACGCCGCCAGACGTGGCGCATTCCAATGAATTTCGCAGCTATATCGAGCCATTGCTTGCGGCGGATTTTGCCGCTGTGGAGAGCTGGCAGCCAGCCCCCTGCCCGCCCCTGCCCATGCCCATACACATCGTGCTGGGCAGCGAAGACATCATCACCGAGGCCGACGCCCTGCACTGGCAAAAGCTGTCTGCCGCCCCGGGCACCGTGCGCACCTTCAGCGGCGGCCATTTTTACCTGCAGAACCACTGGCAGGAGCTGGCCGAACACCTCACGCGCACGCTGGCGGCATAA
- a CDS encoding 4'-phosphopantetheinyl transferase family protein, translating into MLARLFGQWAVPTAEPGTVLCVGLHLQDMAAWPDCCRPFTTVCEQRAARRFAQVADAARHLAGRALARRMLHAQTGQSMVDDFARNPHGKPFCPLTTAEFSISHSGDMVWVAVCRSAPVGIDVEKMHPLPDAAELTGQLHPQERQALLALPETELETAFYRCWTRKEALLKAVGTGLSTPLQNFCVRIDQQDDNWVLLAPTLATGQWTCRDLAVADGYQCSVAAQVPRLRIEVHHV; encoded by the coding sequence ATGCTGGCGCGGCTGTTTGGTCAGTGGGCCGTGCCGACCGCAGAGCCGGGTACGGTTTTGTGCGTGGGCCTGCATCTGCAGGATATGGCTGCCTGGCCCGACTGCTGCCGCCCCTTCACCACCGTTTGCGAACAACGCGCGGCAAGACGCTTTGCCCAGGTTGCCGACGCGGCCCGTCACCTGGCAGGCCGGGCGCTCGCGCGGCGCATGCTGCACGCCCAGACGGGGCAAAGCATGGTTGACGACTTTGCCCGCAACCCCCATGGCAAGCCCTTTTGTCCGCTGACAACAGCTGAGTTTTCCATCAGCCATTCGGGCGACATGGTGTGGGTGGCCGTGTGCCGCAGCGCCCCTGTGGGCATCGATGTGGAAAAAATGCACCCCCTGCCGGATGCGGCCGAGCTGACCGGCCAACTGCACCCGCAGGAACGGCAGGCCCTGCTGGCATTGCCCGAAACAGAGCTTGAAACGGCATTCTACCGCTGCTGGACGCGCAAGGAGGCCCTGCTCAAAGCCGTGGGCACAGGGTTGAGCACGCCGCTGCAGAACTTTTGCGTGCGCATTGACCAGCAGGACGACAACTGGGTGCTCCTTGCGCCCACGCTGGCAACCGGGCAATGGACCTGCCGCGACCTAGCCGTTGCCGACGGTTACCAGTGCAGCGTGGCCGCCCAGGTCCCGCGCCTGCGCATAGAGGTGCATCATGTCTGA
- a CDS encoding ABC transporter substrate binding protein: MSSRLRSLLAILAAALVCVMTLCAGVQAVQLGATAVSAPALQPGQSQSPATWQEPGRPMVAAYFEAGPYWEFSLLQKEIIKALQQRGVAARIVFPDDLHISPGWDAPNSVYRAEARKLMSNPAIDVIISMGTEATKALLAENNGKTPIMSVDVADPAGAGIVDSVTGKGAANLTIRYTKDKWFKVFALFHEARPFRRLGIMYHDSPEGLSYSNVREAREVARDRGFTLVEYPFLDKAESVESCAKGVNSLLSQGIDAFYISALNCFDWTQANPQGIFDTLNAKGIKTFARDGSVHVSRGALMGLSTLDYVPLGKFYADHMAAQLGLLPPNAQLEEAAYTPKIALNLVTAQKMGMDLPLVLLISADELFDATLAGVDKTPAVQ, from the coding sequence ATGAGCAGCCGCCTCAGATCGTTACTCGCCATACTTGCCGCAGCGCTCGTTTGCGTCATGACGCTGTGCGCCGGAGTGCAGGCCGTCCAGCTGGGCGCGACAGCTGTTTCAGCGCCTGCGCTGCAGCCCGGCCAGTCCCAGAGCCCGGCGACATGGCAAGAACCCGGCCGTCCCATGGTCGCAGCCTATTTTGAGGCTGGCCCCTACTGGGAATTCAGCCTGCTGCAAAAAGAAATCATCAAGGCTCTGCAACAGCGCGGCGTTGCGGCGCGTATCGTGTTTCCCGACGACCTTCACATCAGCCCCGGCTGGGACGCCCCCAACAGCGTGTACCGCGCCGAGGCCCGCAAGCTGATGTCCAACCCCGCCATAGACGTGATCATAAGCATGGGCACAGAGGCTACCAAGGCCCTGCTGGCCGAAAACAACGGCAAAACCCCCATCATGAGCGTGGACGTGGCCGACCCTGCTGGCGCGGGCATTGTTGACAGCGTTACCGGCAAGGGGGCAGCCAACCTCACCATCCGCTACACCAAGGACAAATGGTTCAAGGTCTTTGCGCTGTTTCACGAGGCCCGGCCCTTTCGGCGTCTTGGCATCATGTACCACGACAGCCCCGAGGGGCTCTCGTACTCCAATGTGCGCGAAGCCCGCGAGGTGGCGCGCGATCGCGGTTTTACCCTCGTGGAATACCCCTTTCTCGACAAGGCCGAGAGCGTTGAATCGTGCGCAAAAGGCGTAAACAGCCTGTTGAGTCAGGGCATCGACGCCTTTTACATCTCGGCGCTCAACTGCTTTGACTGGACCCAGGCCAACCCGCAGGGCATCTTTGACACGCTCAACGCCAAGGGCATCAAGACCTTTGCGCGCGACGGCAGCGTGCATGTGAGCCGGGGCGCGCTCATGGGGCTTTCCACCCTTGATTATGTCCCGCTGGGCAAATTTTACGCCGACCACATGGCCGCGCAGCTGGGCCTATTGCCGCCCAACGCGCAGCTCGAGGAAGCGGCCTACACGCCCAAGATAGCGCTCAACCTTGTGACGGCGCAAAAGATGGGCATGGATCTGCCGCTGGTTCTGCTTATTTCGGCAGACGAACTTTTTGACGCAACCCTGGCTGGCGTTGATAAAACGCCCGCCGTACAATAA
- a CDS encoding prohibitin family protein: protein MKSLCASIRDMVRRNRIRIICAGVVTTLIILFLWPSIVISIKPGELGVLYARFRGGTQLQQTYDEGLHLIQPWNIMYIYDVRVQEETQNIDVLTVDGLTINVQISLRFQLFRDRLPALHQEIGPNYREKVVLPIMNSAVRQTIGSYRPDDLYSTARQELQDQMLVDAVEEMGRIPILIQGFVVKSITLPEVLRDSIERKLVAEQDYLRYKYILLEAQQEARRKIFEAEGIKAYQMLVNEHMTQNFLRYEGIQATKDLASSSNAKIVVIGGKDGLPVILNADSPAGAAPVDPASKPAAQGADSRTATQTVGKQDAAQPEAAKPDAGKPDPSKGPQGKSTDSRPDAARSAAPRPDAARSNMGRPNAVRPDTRSEARQDKGTEQSPSDGFGWISPGESVSDYIQRLDKSLLQPHRGGPVRQ, encoded by the coding sequence ATGAAAAGCCTCTGTGCAAGCATACGGGACATGGTGCGCCGCAACCGCATAAGGATCATCTGCGCGGGCGTGGTTACCACGCTGATCATCCTGTTTCTCTGGCCGAGCATCGTCATTTCCATCAAGCCCGGCGAGCTTGGCGTGCTCTACGCGCGCTTTCGCGGCGGCACGCAGCTGCAGCAGACCTACGACGAAGGACTCCACCTTATCCAGCCGTGGAACATCATGTACATCTATGATGTACGCGTGCAGGAAGAAACGCAGAACATCGATGTGCTCACCGTGGACGGTCTGACCATCAACGTGCAGATCTCGTTGCGCTTCCAGCTTTTCCGCGACCGCCTGCCCGCGCTGCATCAGGAGATAGGCCCCAACTACCGCGAAAAGGTTGTGCTGCCCATCATGAACTCGGCCGTGCGCCAAACCATCGGCAGTTACCGGCCCGACGACCTCTACTCCACCGCACGGCAGGAGCTGCAGGACCAGATGCTTGTGGACGCTGTGGAAGAAATGGGCCGCATCCCCATTCTTATTCAGGGCTTTGTGGTCAAAAGCATTACCCTGCCCGAAGTGCTGCGCGACTCCATCGAGCGCAAACTCGTGGCCGAGCAAGATTACCTGCGCTACAAGTACATTCTGCTTGAGGCGCAGCAGGAGGCGCGGCGCAAGATTTTTGAAGCCGAGGGCATCAAGGCGTATCAGATGCTGGTCAACGAGCATATGACGCAAAACTTTTTGCGCTACGAGGGCATTCAGGCCACCAAGGATCTTGCCTCGTCGTCCAACGCCAAGATTGTTGTTATCGGCGGCAAGGACGGCCTGCCCGTCATCCTCAACGCCGATTCGCCAGCTGGCGCGGCTCCGGTTGACCCGGCAAGCAAGCCCGCCGCCCAGGGCGCGGATTCCAGGACGGCCACGCAAACAGTCGGCAAACAGGATGCAGCCCAACCAGAGGCAGCAAAGCCCGACGCTGGCAAACCCGACCCGTCAAAGGGCCCGCAGGGCAAAAGCACAGATTCACGGCCAGATGCTGCCAGATCAGCCGCCCCCAGGCCAGATGCTGCCAGATCAAACATGGGCAGACCCAATGCCGTCCGCCCGGATACCCGGTCAGAAGCCCGGCAGGACAAGGGGACGGAGCAATCCCCGTCTGACGGGTTCGGCTGGATATCGCCGGGCGAAAGCGTGTCAGACTACATTCAGCGGCTGGACAAATCACTGCTGCAACCCCACCGGGGCGGCCCGGTGCGACAGTAA
- a CDS encoding KamA family radical SAM protein, which translates to MDWKKELANNVVSIDQLKEYASFSPAEEATLREVAKVHPINIPRYYLSLIDKNDPRDPIRRMCFPDAEELVVAGSMGATTADPYGDDKHDKGNGVLHKYDCTALLVTTECCAMHCRHCFRRRIVGHSNQQTLRNFAGALQYIADHPKINNVILSGGDPLTLATPVLQKMLAGLAEIDHVDFVRIGTRIPVTYPLRLFDDALIEVLRAFAERKALYIATHYNHTREITPTSTEAIKRLRLCGAVINNQAVLLRGVNDTAQDIAELMNRLLAIGVNPYYLYQCMPVSRVRHHFQLPLKQGIAIVDKAKALLSGYGKRFKYIIGHDIGKLEICGISDGNIILKQMHARIGHEEQASRIIIQKLDDDAGWVDL; encoded by the coding sequence ATGGATTGGAAAAAGGAACTTGCCAACAATGTTGTCAGCATCGACCAGCTGAAAGAATACGCTTCTTTCAGCCCCGCTGAGGAGGCAACCCTGCGTGAAGTAGCCAAAGTGCATCCTATCAACATTCCCCGCTATTATCTGAGCCTCATCGACAAAAACGACCCCCGCGATCCTATCCGGCGCATGTGCTTTCCCGATGCCGAAGAGCTGGTGGTTGCCGGGTCCATGGGCGCGACCACTGCCGACCCCTATGGCGACGACAAGCACGACAAGGGCAACGGCGTGCTGCACAAATACGACTGCACGGCACTGCTGGTCACCACCGAATGCTGCGCCATGCACTGCAGGCACTGCTTCCGCCGTCGCATCGTGGGGCACTCAAACCAGCAGACCCTGCGCAATTTTGCCGGGGCTCTGCAATATATTGCCGACCACCCCAAGATCAACAACGTCATCCTGTCGGGCGGCGACCCGCTGACCCTCGCTACCCCGGTCTTGCAAAAAATGCTGGCCGGTCTGGCCGAGATAGACCATGTGGATTTTGTACGCATAGGTACGCGCATTCCCGTCACATACCCCCTGCGCCTGTTTGACGACGCCCTCATCGAGGTTCTGCGCGCTTTTGCCGAACGCAAGGCCCTGTACATCGCCACCCACTACAACCACACCCGCGAGATAACCCCCACATCCACAGAAGCCATAAAAAGACTGCGCCTGTGCGGGGCCGTCATCAACAATCAGGCGGTGCTGCTGCGGGGCGTAAACGACACGGCGCAGGACATCGCCGAACTGATGAACCGACTGCTGGCCATCGGCGTAAACCCCTACTATCTCTATCAGTGCATGCCGGTATCGCGCGTGCGGCACCATTTTCAGCTGCCGCTCAAACAGGGCATCGCCATTGTGGATAAGGCCAAGGCGCTGCTCAGCGGCTACGGCAAACGCTTCAAGTACATAATCGGTCACGACATCGGCAAGCTTGAAATTTGCGGCATCAGCGACGGCAACATTATCCTCAAGCAGATGCACGCCCGCATCGGCCATGAGGAACAGGCCTCGCGCATCATCATCCAAAAACTCGATGACGACGCCGGCTGGGTTGATCTGTAG
- a CDS encoding ABC transporter substrate binding protein, which produces MFFFASARNSSMSLGLKLSRQFCRMRAALALLALTVCLALVSPALANPPVMRIGYLEAGPFWLFDNTWNAFRDGMARYDDMRCEYPANARLSPGWEPEHMRRLPELARQLLQRKDIDLVVGMGTAAVKALLAVNDGRLPILGMGMADPIAAGVVKSAQDSGVDNFTCRVEVDRWSSMFRVFYDVVRFHKMGIMFQNSQEGRVYAALGDAQAIASELGFTLVLYDGLSSAESPDECRKGLDELRKQGMDAFFIGPLNCFDLGGEGMAPLLQKLNQWKIPTFARDGSEYVKAGALMGFSTWNFGPSGIALAGQAHAILSGTKPRDLPMLDQSEPSIALNLATAKAIGFDFPFDVLVTADELHETINQPHPGTP; this is translated from the coding sequence ATGTTTTTTTTTGCATCAGCTCGTAACTCTTCCATGTCCTTGGGCCTCAAGCTCTCCCGCCAGTTTTGCCGCATGCGCGCGGCGTTAGCGCTGCTTGCGCTGACGGTTTGCCTTGCCCTGGTCAGCCCAGCCCTCGCCAACCCGCCCGTCATGCGCATCGGCTACCTCGAGGCCGGGCCCTTCTGGCTGTTTGACAATACTTGGAACGCCTTTCGCGACGGCATGGCCAGGTACGACGACATGCGCTGCGAATACCCGGCAAATGCCCGCCTGAGCCCCGGCTGGGAGCCGGAACACATGCGTCGCCTGCCCGAGCTTGCCCGGCAGCTGCTGCAGCGCAAGGATATTGACCTTGTGGTGGGCATGGGCACAGCCGCCGTCAAGGCGCTGCTGGCTGTCAACGATGGCCGCCTGCCCATACTGGGCATGGGCATGGCCGACCCCATTGCCGCTGGCGTGGTCAAAAGCGCGCAGGATTCGGGCGTGGACAACTTTACCTGCCGGGTGGAGGTTGACCGCTGGTCTTCCATGTTTCGCGTTTTTTACGACGTGGTGCGGTTTCACAAAATGGGCATCATGTTTCAGAACAGTCAGGAAGGCCGCGTGTATGCGGCCCTGGGCGACGCCCAGGCCATTGCCTCGGAGCTGGGCTTTACGCTGGTGCTCTACGACGGGCTGTCCTCTGCCGAAAGCCCGGACGAATGCCGCAAGGGCTTGGACGAACTGCGCAAGCAGGGCATGGACGCCTTTTTTATCGGCCCGCTGAACTGCTTTGACCTCGGCGGCGAGGGTATGGCCCCCCTGCTGCAAAAGCTCAATCAGTGGAAAATCCCCACCTTTGCCCGCGACGGCTCCGAATACGTCAAGGCCGGGGCGCTCATGGGCTTTTCGACCTGGAACTTCGGCCCCAGCGGCATTGCGCTGGCCGGGCAGGCCCACGCCATCCTCAGCGGAACAAAACCCCGCGACCTGCCCATGCTCGACCAGTCCGAACCTTCCATCGCTCTCAACCTTGCCACAGCCAAGGCCATTGGTTTTGATTTTCCCTTTGACGTGCTGGTAACGGCCGACGAACTGCACGAAACCATCAACCAGCCGCACCCCGGCACGCCGTAA
- a CDS encoding MFS transporter translates to MLIRATRKLRINALLLGLGVLLVTLGFNVLLSVSTLNTLATDMVLSGYRSGAERLARDIERGMRFGKPLSSFAGMEEMLAEQGQNTAGINRVIVVNAAGEVLYSQPALDPASPQPRKLDPAALSPDDAAGPQAALKTDQGYRLAIPLQNKAPVGWLVLDIDGKRINAATEDFLRLSSLLLAAACIVVGLILAGRLGLLTGQRTVGTSLSGMTRMLIVIIGTAQLLYACGTLALFDTYVKQAVRTKADILAEATGRDFEYLIHKGVDIASLRGKDQALEQLLAANNELAGAMLLSPDGTVIASAGHVPDASLTLEKSLNTYWPSRFHQKQEVLRLQLALRPQAITARISALALDLGASLLISFLLLLELSKLLGLIAQRTLPLGDMANELEGTHRSRAVQALRAAGFVFFLGYDMGISFIPLLARQLYEPFMGLSRDVAIGLPISAEMVSAGVALLFSGGFSLRYGWQKVFAAGTLAAAVGLLMGGMANSLHLLILGRIAAGFGFGLVLMAGQIGTLGKANAGAGLTSVFAGIFSGSICGSAAGAMLADHISFQAVLATAACTILLALFTVMLGKEPAAAQDATGAASPTRPALGHMFSGCMQLLQDPRMHLVLLLVGIPAAMCLTGFLHYLLPLRLANAHVDQSDIGRIFMLYGLCFITAGPLLGRWIDHRKDKSIFLTLTGLLSGITLLIAAKGTGMTGAAAAVITLGLAQCLAAPASMICILTLASAQRLGREKTASVYRGLERMGQVAGPVIFGLAVSVMTSASALLLMGGIVCALALLFHLLWKLKTASS, encoded by the coding sequence GTGCTTATCCGCGCAACGCGCAAACTGCGCATCAATGCCCTGCTTCTCGGGCTTGGGGTCCTGCTGGTTACCCTGGGGTTCAACGTGCTGCTCTCCGTTTCAACGCTGAACACCCTGGCAACCGACATGGTTCTGTCGGGGTACCGCAGCGGGGCCGAGCGCCTCGCCCGCGACATAGAACGCGGCATGCGCTTTGGCAAACCGCTGTCCTCGTTCGCGGGCATGGAAGAAATGCTGGCGGAGCAGGGGCAGAACACGGCGGGCATAAACCGGGTTATTGTGGTCAACGCCGCAGGCGAGGTGCTGTACTCCCAACCGGCGCTTGACCCTGCCAGCCCGCAACCGCGCAAGCTCGACCCTGCGGCCCTGTCGCCCGACGACGCTGCAGGTCCGCAGGCCGCTCTCAAGACCGACCAGGGCTACCGCCTGGCCATCCCCCTGCAGAACAAAGCTCCTGTGGGCTGGCTGGTATTGGACATTGACGGCAAACGCATCAACGCGGCTACCGAAGACTTTTTGCGTTTGTCGTCGCTGCTGCTGGCGGCGGCCTGCATTGTGGTGGGGCTGATTCTGGCTGGCCGCCTCGGCCTGCTCACCGGCCAGCGCACCGTGGGCACAAGCCTTTCGGGCATGACCAGAATGCTGATTGTCATCATCGGCACGGCGCAGCTGCTCTATGCCTGCGGCACGCTGGCGCTGTTTGACACCTACGTCAAACAGGCCGTCCGAACAAAGGCCGACATACTGGCGGAGGCCACGGGGCGCGACTTTGAGTACCTCATCCACAAAGGCGTGGATATTGCCAGCCTGCGGGGCAAGGATCAGGCGCTGGAGCAGCTGCTGGCGGCCAACAACGAGCTGGCCGGGGCCATGTTGCTGTCTCCCGACGGGACGGTCATTGCCTCTGCCGGGCATGTGCCCGACGCCTCGCTTACGCTCGAAAAATCTCTCAATACATACTGGCCCAGCCGCTTCCACCAAAAGCAGGAAGTGCTGCGCCTTCAGCTGGCCCTGCGCCCGCAGGCCATAACCGCGCGCATATCCGCTCTGGCGCTCGACCTCGGCGCGTCGCTGCTTATCAGCTTTTTGCTGCTGCTTGAGCTTTCAAAACTGCTGGGGCTCATCGCCCAGCGCACCCTGCCCCTCGGCGATATGGCTAACGAGCTTGAGGGCACGCACCGGTCACGCGCGGTGCAGGCTTTGCGGGCTGCTGGGTTTGTGTTCTTTTTGGGCTACGATATGGGCATATCGTTTATCCCGCTTCTGGCCCGCCAGCTTTACGAGCCTTTCATGGGACTGAGCCGCGATGTGGCCATTGGCCTGCCCATCTCGGCCGAGATGGTCAGCGCGGGCGTGGCATTGCTGTTTTCGGGCGGATTTTCGCTGCGGTACGGCTGGCAAAAGGTCTTTGCCGCCGGCACGCTGGCGGCTGCAGTAGGGCTGCTGATGGGCGGCATGGCCAACAGCCTGCATCTGCTTATTCTGGGCCGCATAGCCGCCGGTTTTGGCTTTGGGCTGGTGCTCATGGCCGGGCAGATAGGCACCCTGGGCAAGGCCAATGCCGGGGCCGGGCTTACCAGCGTTTTTGCGGGTATCTTTTCGGGCAGCATTTGCGGCTCCGCCGCCGGGGCCATGCTGGCCGACCATATTTCATTTCAGGCGGTGCTTGCCACGGCGGCCTGCACGATATTGCTGGCCCTGTTTACGGTTATGCTGGGCAAGGAGCCCGCCGCCGCGCAGGATGCAACCGGGGCCGCATCCCCGACCAGGCCAGCTCTCGGGCATATGTTTTCCGGCTGCATGCAGCTGCTGCAAGACCCGCGCATGCACCTTGTGCTGCTGCTGGTGGGCATTCCCGCCGCCATGTGCCTGACGGGCTTTTTGCACTACCTGCTGCCGCTCAGGCTGGCAAACGCGCATGTGGACCAGTCGGACATTGGCCGTATATTCATGCTCTACGGGCTGTGCTTTATCACTGCCGGCCCGCTGCTGGGCCGGTGGATAGACCACAGAAAAGATAAATCCATATTTCTGACCCTTACAGGCCTGCTGTCTGGCATTACGCTGCTGATCGCGGCAAAGGGCACGGGCATGACCGGAGCCGCCGCCGCTGTCATAACCCTGGGGCTTGCCCAGTGCCTGGCAGCCCCGGCTTCCATGATCTGCATTCTCACGCTGGCCTCGGCCCAGAGGCTTGGCAGGGAAAAAACCGCCTCGGTCTACCGAGGGCTTGAGCGCATGGGGCAGGTGGCCGGGCCGGTGATATTTGGCCTTGCCGTCAGCGTCATGACCTCAGCCAGCGCGCTGCTGCTCATGGGCGGCATTGTCTGCGCGCTGGCGTTGCTGTTTCACCTGCTGTGGAAACTCAAGACGGCATCGAGCTGA
- a CDS encoding YcjF family protein produces the protein MTKDTLENTVDGAEDQAACQTEETCECACPSVESVDAIIRKRVYGAIGIGFVPVPLVDFLGLSALQLELIHALAKAHGVEFKKERVKSIISSLCGGILTTASVPLAASLLKSLPVIGITAGAATISLMGGTTTYALGWVFDRHFRKGGSLVDFDAEEAKTYFKEKVEEGKSFIGKIKKKVKKDAAVEAEAPAKETSTDAA, from the coding sequence ATGACGAAAGATACATTGGAAAACACTGTTGACGGCGCTGAAGATCAGGCTGCCTGCCAGACGGAAGAAACCTGCGAATGCGCCTGCCCGTCGGTGGAATCGGTGGACGCCATCATTCGCAAGCGCGTCTACGGCGCCATTGGCATTGGCTTTGTGCCGGTGCCGCTGGTGGATTTTTTGGGCCTCTCCGCCCTGCAGCTTGAACTGATCCACGCTCTGGCCAAGGCCCACGGCGTCGAATTTAAAAAGGAACGCGTCAAATCCATCATTTCGTCGCTCTGCGGCGGCATTCTGACCACGGCAAGCGTGCCCCTGGCCGCCTCTCTGCTCAAGAGCCTGCCTGTCATCGGCATCACCGCAGGCGCGGCCACCATCAGTCTCATGGGCGGCACAACCACCTATGCTCTGGGCTGGGTTTTTGACCGCCACTTCAGAAAGGGCGGCAGCCTCGTTGATTTTGACGCCGAAGAAGCCAAAACCTACTTCAAGGAAAAGGTTGAAGAAGGAAAGTCGTTTATCGGCAAAATCAAAAAAAAGGTAAAGAAAGACGCTGCGGTCGAAGCTGAAGCGCCCGCCAAAGAAACGAGCACCGACGCGGCCTAG
- a CDS encoding ATP-binding cassette domain-containing protein, producing the protein MLQLKKSLFLKLLWEQAGDEGNKIVAACLGSGIMQGLAVFSVLQGLEELSDDGLQFHTFLAFLVSLTAFYFLFRHITGRSAQIALRGIMEWRMRIAAKLRGVSLLEYEKLDKNRIQSALLDGREMVVEAARMLVAASANTVMVALSFVKMATVSIPGTLGIFVLLGMGFWIFLHLINSVHAHMGPAMRADQRFCAGLRDLYAGLLQLKMHKPRTTALFGEQIIPDLSVASEARDATERRHALGISFFAMFNLLILGLILFIMPKVLGLETSETSSLLVLCMFSLSPLISLITSVPMMAKVEMSLQELASVEAQIDSVTEPFETSGVNARWQQPDPAVPDFTSISMRQVRFDYRDRAGLRLFGIDVESFELRKGEMVFIRGGNGSGKSTFMNVLAGLYAPQAGEIFLNDAMLSDVNMESYRNLFTIVPTDYHLFSRPLGLRITAGQLTDVLRTLHMETKVTLLEDGTFSTLDLSAGQRKRLALACALLEKRHIYLFDEVAADFDPVFRRYFYEELLPDIIRQGGTILAISHDDRYFHVADRVLTMREGGFVEDPFDEGASA; encoded by the coding sequence ATGCTGCAACTGAAAAAATCGCTTTTTCTCAAACTTCTGTGGGAGCAGGCTGGCGACGAGGGCAACAAGATTGTCGCCGCGTGCCTTGGCTCTGGCATCATGCAAGGGCTTGCCGTTTTTTCGGTTCTGCAGGGTCTGGAAGAGCTTTCGGATGACGGGCTGCAGTTCCATACTTTTTTGGCCTTTCTGGTCAGCCTTACCGCATTTTATTTTTTGTTTCGGCACATTACGGGCCGCTCGGCGCAGATTGCCCTGCGCGGCATCATGGAGTGGCGCATGCGCATTGCCGCCAAGCTGCGCGGCGTTTCGCTGCTGGAATATGAAAAGCTGGACAAAAACCGTATTCAGTCAGCCCTGCTGGATGGCCGCGAAATGGTTGTCGAAGCCGCCCGCATGCTTGTGGCGGCCTCGGCCAATACGGTTATGGTGGCGCTTTCGTTTGTAAAAATGGCCACCGTGTCCATACCCGGCACTCTGGGCATTTTTGTGCTGCTGGGCATGGGGTTCTGGATTTTTTTACACCTCATCAACAGCGTGCATGCGCATATGGGGCCCGCCATGCGGGCCGACCAGCGTTTTTGCGCGGGTCTGCGCGACCTGTACGCGGGCCTGCTGCAGCTCAAGATGCACAAACCCAGAACAACTGCCCTTTTTGGCGAGCAGATCATCCCCGACCTCTCCGTCGCCTCTGAAGCGCGCGACGCCACCGAACGCAGACACGCCCTGGGCATTTCATTTTTCGCCATGTTCAACCTGCTGATACTCGGGCTCATACTGTTCATCATGCCCAAGGTTCTCGGGCTTGAAACCTCGGAGACATCCTCGCTGCTGGTATTGTGCATGTTCAGCCTGAGCCCCCTCATCAGCCTGATCACCTCCGTGCCCATGATGGCCAAAGTCGAGATGAGCCTGCAGGAGCTGGCCAGCGTGGAGGCGCAGATCGATTCTGTAACAGAGCCCTTTGAAACCTCTGGCGTTAACGCCCGCTGGCAGCAGCCCGACCCCGCCGTGCCCGACTTTACCTCCATCTCCATGCGCCAGGTGCGCTTTGACTACCGCGACCGCGCCGGGCTGCGTCTGTTTGGCATCGACGTTGAATCGTTTGAGCTGCGCAAGGGCGAAATGGTCTTCATACGGGGCGGCAACGGGTCGGGCAAATCCACGTTCATGAACGTGCTGGCCGGGCTGTACGCGCCCCAGGCCGGAGAAATATTTTTGAACGACGCCATGCTTTCAGACGTAAATATGGAGTCGTACCGCAACCTCTTTACCATCGTGCCCACAGATTACCACCTGTTTTCACGCCCCCTGGGGCTGCGCATTACCGCCGGCCAGCTCACCGACGTACTGCGCACCCTGCATATGGAAACAAAGGTAACCCTGCTTGAAGACGGCACATTTTCTACACTTGATCTCTCCGCCGGGCAGCGCAAACGCCTGGCCCTTGCCTGCGCGCTGCTCGAAAAACGCCATATCTACCTGTTCGACGAGGTCGCCGCAGACTTTGACCCAGTATTTCGCCGCTATTTTTACGAAGAACTTTTGCCGGACATCATCCGGCAGGGCGGAACCATCCTGGCCATATCCCATGACGACCGCTACTTCCATGTGGCCGACAGAGTGCTGACCATGCGCGAAGGCGGATTTGTGGAAGACCCCTTTGACGAAGGGGCATCGGCATGA